The following is a genomic window from Desulfofarcimen acetoxidans DSM 771.
TAATATTCAGCAGACTTTAACTTATACCCAGCCGGGCGAGGATGATTTACAGAGGGCTGTGGAGGAGTTAAGCTGGGTATAAGAAACGATAGATTCTTAAGCACATGCGTTAAGAAACGAAGGAGCCGTAAGGCTTCTTTTTCCGTCTATAGAAAAAAAGACCGAGCCTTTGTTGCTCGATCCGTTTTTATTTAGGAGTATAGCCAACACCGCGAGATAACTGATAGTTTATATACTGGTTAAGGCTAATATTTTCCTCTTTCGCTCTTTCAGCTAATATTCGATGAAGTGTTTTGGGTATACGAATTCTTAATTGGCCAGAATGTTCATCGGTTATTGGTTCAGGTACAGGGCGGCCAAGTTCGCGGCATGTTTCAATCCAGGATTTTTTAGCATCTTCGATATTTGCAAGGGCTTCTACTGGTGTGTCGCCATCAGACATGCAGCCAGGAAGTAGCGGGATTTGAGCTAACCATCCTTCACCCTCATCTTCCGTGAGTTTTCGTAACTTTATATCATAATTGAGTTTGAGATAATATTCCATGTTTTTCAATTTACTCATCCTCTTTTCTTAATTTTTCTATTGCGGCTATGGCGATTTTAACGTAAATGGCTTTAATTGGTTTATCTTTTGGGACTGTGACTATATCATCTATTTTATCGTGAAAGTAAGTGTAATGGCTGGAGCCTTTACTTGGTTGCCGCCGTTTAAAGTTATATTTTTTAAAAATTTTATCAAGCTCATCAAATTCTACATCTTTAGGATTACGAACTATTTTAGTGTATAGCTTGCTAAATTTAGTCATTAATGTCACCGCCTTAATGCTATGGTATCATATGTG
Proteins encoded in this region:
- a CDS encoding type II toxin-antitoxin system HicB family antitoxin; this encodes MKNMEYYLKLNYDIKLRKLTEDEGEGWLAQIPLLPGCMSDGDTPVEALANIEDAKKSWIETCRELGRPVPEPITDEHSGQLRIRIPKTLHRILAERAKEENISLNQYINYQLSRGVGYTPK
- a CDS encoding type II toxin-antitoxin system HicA family toxin, with product MTKFSKLYTKIVRNPKDVEFDELDKIFKKYNFKRRQPSKGSSHYTYFHDKIDDIVTVPKDKPIKAIYVKIAIAAIEKLRKEDE